A stretch of Episyrphus balteatus chromosome 2, idEpiBalt1.1, whole genome shotgun sequence DNA encodes these proteins:
- the LOC129909404 gene encoding uncharacterized protein LOC129909404 has protein sequence MQFTWNQKDLNIFPDRMQNLQGVQLAVLFGGAEPGVTLIENVNGNTIIVGYVGHIFNTLARKHNARFDISNVNNSIEPYAIHLLILNETVDISGTDIILSNFSIEWYSYPFTMLDWCVMLPVEPTIPIYKVFAFAFQWEAFVLTIVVFFLISVLLTIISNFSGIYRDFCVSDFFFNIDCFRGMLGQSFSVATNTFYSTKIVYLLIFLLGIIIVTSYDAFLQSFMTQPPRENMIKSFYDLQSCGLKIYLADDEINTLYITRPDFMENYSNVFQGETNFVRLKQFRDSLNTKYAFACNWARISECDEICGRSDAEKNECCRAHGQAFHANCHGGMNCYQR, from the exons ATG CAATTCACCTGGAATCAGAAGGATTTGAATATATTTCCAGATCGAATGCAGAATCTTCAAGGCGTTCAATTGGCAGTACTATTTGGAGGAGCTGAACCAGGAGTCACTTTAATAGAAAATGTAAACGGCAACACAATAATTGTTGGTTATGTGGGGCATATTTTCAATACCCTAGCAAGAAAACACAATGCTAGATTTGATATTTCGAATGTAAATAATTCAATTGAACCTTACGCCATTCACCtacttattttaaatgaaacagTTGATATATCAGGAACAGATataattctttcaaatttttcaattgaatgGTACTCATATCCATTTACAATGTTGGATTGGTGTGTAATGCTGCCTGTGGAGCCAACCATTCCGATTTATAAAGTGTTTGCGTTTGCTTTCCAGTGGGAAGCTTTTGTGCTAACCATTGTtgtgtttttcttaatttctgtaTTGCTAACAATTATATCCAATTTCTCAGGAATATATCGAGACTTCTGCGtaagtgatttctttttcaacaTCGATTGTTTTCGTGGAATGCTTGGACAATCTTTTTCTGTAGCAACCAACACCTTTTACAGCACAAAAATTGTCTATTTGCTGATATTTCTGCTGGGAATCATAATAGTTACTTCATACGATGCCTTTCTTCAGTCTTTCATGACTCAACCTCCAAGGGAAAATATGATTAAGTCTTTTTACGACCTACAATCATGTGGTCTCAAAATATATCTAGCTGACGATGAAATCAATACATTATATATAACGAGGCCTGATTTCAtggaaaactattcaaatgtaTTTCAAGGTGAAACCAACTTCGTGAGACTTAAACAATTTCGAGATAGTTTAAATACTAAATATGCCTTCGCT tgtaattggGCCCGTATTTCAGAATGTGATGAAATTTGTGGCCGCAGTGATGCTGAAAAGAACGAATGTTGCCGAGCTCACGGACAAGCTTTTCATGCTAATTGTCATGGTGGAATGAATTGTTATCAACGttag